The following coding sequences are from one Paenibacillus sp. FSL R5-0912 window:
- a CDS encoding ABC-F family ATP-binding cassette domain-containing protein: protein MSLLTVEDVSHNFGDRVLFKDVSFRLLDGEHVGIVGANGVGKSTLMNILTGKLLKDSGKLEWTPRVRYGYLDQHTQLTAGKTVRDVLKDAFLPLLELEAEMLAITDKMGDATPEELETLLDQMGTIQEQLDIGDFYMIDVKVEDMAGGLGLSAIGLDRDVTSLSGGQRTKVLLAKLLLEKPNVLLLDEPTNYLDVEHIDWLTNYLKNYPYAFMLISHDTEFMNKIVDVIYHLEFSKLTRYTANYEKFLEMAGMNKAQHIDAYEKQQDFIKKQEDFIQRNKARASTSGRAKSREKQLGRLERIDRPEEAMKPTFQFKESRASGKTVFEGVDFEIGYDRPLLPSKLNMMIERGEKIAIVGYNGVGKSTLLKTILGVIPTYSGKTYLGDYLSSAYFQQEMKAENITPIEDVWNEFSSLTQNEVRGHLARCGLKNEHITRPLSMLSGGEQAKVRLCKLLMRESNWILFDEPTNHLDIVAKAELKRALQEYKGTILLVSHEPEFYEDWVTKVWNVEQWSAQTV, encoded by the coding sequence ATGAGTTTACTTACTGTAGAAGACGTTTCCCACAACTTTGGGGACCGGGTATTGTTCAAGGATGTATCTTTCCGCCTGCTGGATGGAGAGCATGTAGGAATTGTTGGAGCTAACGGCGTGGGCAAATCGACGCTGATGAATATTTTGACCGGTAAATTGTTGAAGGACAGCGGCAAATTAGAGTGGACTCCGCGTGTCCGTTACGGCTATCTGGATCAGCACACTCAGCTTACGGCAGGCAAAACGGTACGCGATGTGCTTAAAGATGCCTTCCTGCCGCTGCTGGAGCTGGAGGCTGAAATGCTGGCCATAACTGATAAAATGGGCGACGCTACTCCCGAAGAGCTGGAAACGCTGCTGGATCAGATGGGCACAATTCAGGAACAGCTGGACATCGGCGACTTTTATATGATTGATGTGAAGGTGGAGGATATGGCGGGCGGCCTCGGCCTGTCTGCAATCGGTCTGGACCGGGACGTAACCAGCCTGAGCGGGGGGCAGCGGACCAAGGTTCTGCTGGCGAAGCTGCTGCTGGAGAAACCGAATGTGCTGCTGCTAGATGAGCCTACCAACTATCTCGATGTGGAGCATATTGACTGGCTGACCAATTATCTGAAGAATTATCCGTATGCCTTCATGCTGATCTCCCATGATACGGAATTTATGAATAAAATCGTGGATGTGATCTATCATCTGGAGTTCTCTAAGCTGACCCGCTATACGGCCAACTATGAGAAATTCCTGGAAATGGCGGGGATGAACAAAGCCCAGCACATTGATGCGTATGAGAAGCAGCAGGATTTCATCAAAAAGCAGGAAGACTTCATCCAGCGCAATAAAGCGCGGGCTTCCACATCGGGCCGGGCCAAGAGCCGTGAGAAGCAGCTTGGACGTCTGGAACGGATTGACCGTCCGGAAGAGGCGATGAAGCCGACCTTCCAATTCAAAGAGAGCCGGGCCAGCGGGAAGACCGTGTTCGAAGGCGTTGACTTCGAGATCGGTTATGATCGTCCGTTGCTGCCAAGCAAGCTGAATATGATGATTGAACGCGGAGAGAAGATTGCAATTGTCGGGTACAATGGTGTCGGCAAATCCACGCTGCTCAAAACGATTCTAGGTGTTATCCCGACCTACAGCGGCAAAACCTATCTGGGGGATTACCTGAGTTCAGCGTATTTCCAGCAGGAAATGAAGGCGGAGAATATTACCCCTATTGAAGATGTATGGAATGAATTCTCAAGTCTCACCCAGAATGAAGTACGTGGCCATCTGGCACGCTGCGGGCTGAAGAATGAACATATTACCCGTCCGCTTAGCATGCTGAGCGGTGGCGAGCAGGCCAAAGTACGTCTGTGTAAGCTGCTGATGCGCGAGAGCAACTGGATTCTGTTCGATGAGCCTACGAATCACCTTGATATTGTAGCCAAGGCAGAACTCAAACGGGCGCTGCAGGAATACAAAGGGACGATTCTGCTTGTCTCCCATGAACCGGAATTCTACGAGGATTGGGTAACGAAGGTATGGAATGTGGAGCAGTGGTCTGCTCAGACTGTATAG
- a CDS encoding Fpg/Nei family DNA glycosylase: MPELPEMENYRKLLSQHLINVPITGVTVNREKTINMETADFVNGLVGARVVFVERRAKHILFHLHDGRRLLLHLMLGGLLFYGTEEERPDRTTQVELAFGEHILYFMGLRLGYLHLLSVKESEAAMGKLGPELLDRRMTAERFAGLLKGRRGALKSLLVNQQVMAGIGNCYADEIAFEARLLPSTLVQNLSSEAVTRLYDSVRKVLTEATEIGGYMEMPFMTGDTVTGSYNDACKVYDRGGEPCLRGGGTIIKTEQSGRKVFYCPDCQHDA, encoded by the coding sequence ATGCCGGAATTGCCGGAAATGGAGAATTACAGAAAGCTGCTGAGCCAGCATCTAATAAATGTTCCAATTACGGGGGTAACCGTAAACAGAGAAAAAACAATCAATATGGAGACAGCGGATTTCGTGAACGGTCTGGTTGGTGCGCGTGTAGTGTTCGTAGAGCGCCGTGCCAAGCATATCCTTTTTCATCTGCATGACGGCAGAAGACTGCTGCTTCATCTGATGCTGGGAGGACTTTTGTTCTATGGTACAGAGGAAGAGCGTCCGGACCGGACTACTCAGGTTGAACTGGCTTTTGGAGAGCATATCCTCTACTTCATGGGTCTGCGCCTGGGATATCTGCATCTCCTGTCTGTTAAGGAAAGCGAAGCGGCAATGGGTAAGCTTGGACCGGAGCTGCTGGACCGGAGAATGACGGCTGAACGCTTCGCCGGACTGCTCAAAGGACGCCGCGGTGCGCTAAAGAGCCTGCTGGTCAACCAGCAAGTTATGGCCGGAATCGGCAATTGTTATGCCGACGAGATTGCCTTTGAGGCAAGACTTCTGCCGTCTACGCTCGTTCAGAATCTGTCATCGGAGGCAGTAACCCGGCTGTATGACAGTGTGCGCAAGGTATTGACGGAGGCAACCGAGATTGGCGGTTATATGGAAATGCCGTTCATGACCGGAGATACGGTTACCGGCTCTTACAACGATGCTTGTAAAGTGTACGACCGCGGCGGCGAACCCTGCCTGCGCGGCGGGGGAACGATTATCAAGACAGAGCAGTCCGGACGCAAGGTGTTTTATTGCCCGGATTGCCAGCATGACGCGTAA
- a CDS encoding response regulator transcription factor: MNEIIAWYAPGPAPEVRESEAERNKREEGRAELEAAIRELGMKTATSEDVEDLRLLLSGQEPVLLVAELGEPAGWSGWRVVSEMREGGMVLPVMVISGGNEETRGPAAVSAFDAGGNEFMAGPVHTGEFKCRVLNLLKLTGRRRGAASLLKVDGLLLDPSRRQVSRDGIELEMTPKEFDLLYYLAVNLGEICPRNEILQQVWGYHFHADTNVVDVYIRHIRMKIDKGHRNKLIHTVRGTGYVLRAPESGATG; encoded by the coding sequence GTGAATGAAATCATTGCCTGGTATGCGCCCGGTCCGGCGCCGGAGGTGCGGGAATCTGAGGCGGAACGCAATAAACGGGAAGAGGGGCGTGCTGAGCTTGAAGCCGCAATCCGTGAGCTGGGTATGAAGACAGCAACAAGCGAAGATGTAGAGGATCTTCGCTTGTTGCTGTCTGGTCAAGAACCAGTGCTGCTGGTCGCAGAGCTGGGTGAACCCGCAGGCTGGTCAGGCTGGAGGGTGGTGTCAGAAATGCGGGAAGGGGGGATGGTTCTGCCGGTAATGGTGATTTCCGGAGGGAATGAAGAGACGCGTGGTCCGGCAGCTGTATCAGCTTTTGATGCAGGGGGGAATGAATTTATGGCGGGGCCTGTACATACCGGTGAGTTCAAATGCAGGGTGCTCAATTTATTGAAGCTTACCGGACGCCGCAGAGGAGCGGCTTCGCTGCTTAAGGTGGATGGCTTATTGCTCGATCCCAGCCGCCGGCAGGTGAGCCGGGACGGAATAGAGCTGGAGATGACCCCCAAGGAATTCGACCTGCTGTACTATCTTGCCGTTAATCTGGGTGAAATCTGTCCCAGAAACGAGATATTACAGCAGGTATGGGGGTATCATTTTCACGCAGACACTAATGTGGTGGATGTCTACATCCGGCATATCCGTATGAAGATAGACAAGGGCCACCGGAATAAACTGATCCATACGGTACGCGGAACCGGATATGTACTGCGGGCGCCGGAGAGCGGTGCTACAGGCTAG
- a CDS encoding C40 family peptidase yields the protein MNKQQWFKQAIVIGMCTTIGLGTLMATGAGTAPAAAASVSSSAVSAKSVSASSTGSSVVSFGKRYLGTRYQFGASTSTTRYFDCSSFTQYIFKKYGVNLPRTSVAQSKVGSSVSKANLRVGDLVFFSSGSRATGKNVTHVAVYAGNGKILHTYGSPGVTISDLNSGNWKRTYLKARRVL from the coding sequence ATGAATAAGCAACAATGGTTTAAGCAAGCAATTGTTATTGGAATGTGCACAACAATCGGGCTCGGCACCTTAATGGCCACCGGAGCAGGCACAGCCCCTGCTGCTGCCGCATCCGTATCCTCTTCTGCTGTCTCAGCCAAATCGGTATCCGCATCCTCAACCGGCTCAAGTGTTGTCAGCTTCGGCAAAAGATATCTGGGTACGCGCTACCAGTTCGGTGCATCCACTTCTACTACAAGATACTTTGACTGCTCTTCATTTACTCAATATATTTTCAAGAAATATGGCGTTAACCTGCCGCGTACTTCCGTAGCCCAATCCAAAGTCGGATCATCCGTGAGCAAGGCCAACCTGCGCGTCGGCGATTTGGTGTTCTTCTCCAGCGGAAGCCGGGCAACAGGCAAGAATGTAACGCATGTAGCAGTCTATGCAGGCAACGGCAAGATTCTCCACACCTACGGTTCACCTGGAGTAACGATTTCAGATCTGAATTCGGGCAACTGGAAAAGAACCTACCTGAAAGCACGCCGCGTACTGTAG
- a CDS encoding deoxyribonuclease IV: MTRNPGIGAHVSIRGGYGQAARSARESGASCFQYFPKNPRSLKLKPVDYRDAHSCADYCREQGMVSIAHTPYPTNLAADPAGRAVMAASLRNDLEIAEACGSLGIVVHFGHFSGMEPLQGYQNIIQCINDTLSGWEGRTKLLIENMAGNHGQEGMTLEELVKVRELSRYPEKIGFCFDTCHAFASGVWNPQHTDKFLQRGAALGYWPHLAAVHLNDSLFPCGSKRDRHAKIGQGHIGVKALRELLTSAPLRKVAAIAMETEKGPDGTHRAEIAVVRHWFEAEDES; the protein is encoded by the coding sequence ATGACGCGTAATCCTGGTATAGGGGCACATGTCAGCATACGCGGCGGATACGGGCAGGCTGCCCGGTCCGCCAGGGAGAGCGGTGCGTCATGTTTCCAATATTTTCCGAAGAATCCTCGCAGTCTGAAGCTTAAGCCGGTTGACTACCGGGATGCGCACAGCTGTGCCGATTATTGCCGGGAACAGGGGATGGTCTCCATTGCCCATACCCCTTATCCAACTAATCTGGCCGCAGATCCCGCAGGCAGAGCCGTTATGGCTGCTTCGCTGCGCAATGATCTGGAGATCGCCGAGGCTTGCGGATCCCTGGGCATTGTGGTACATTTTGGCCATTTTTCCGGAATGGAGCCATTACAAGGCTATCAAAATATTATACAATGTATAAATGACACCCTGTCAGGATGGGAAGGCCGGACGAAGCTCCTGATTGAGAATATGGCAGGCAATCACGGCCAAGAAGGCATGACGCTGGAGGAGCTGGTCAAAGTCCGTGAACTGAGCCGCTATCCGGAGAAAATCGGCTTCTGCTTCGATACCTGTCATGCCTTTGCATCAGGGGTATGGAATCCGCAGCATACTGACAAGTTTCTGCAGCGGGGCGCAGCGCTCGGCTACTGGCCGCATCTTGCTGCCGTACATTTGAACGACTCCCTGTTCCCCTGCGGTTCGAAGCGGGACAGGCATGCTAAGATCGGGCAAGGCCATATTGGCGTTAAGGCGCTGAGAGAACTGCTGACTTCTGCTCCTCTGCGTAAGGTGGCAGCGATTGCGATGGAAACAGAAAAAGGGCCTGACGGCACTCACAGGGCGGAAATTGCTGTAGTCAGGCATTGGTTTGAAGCGGAGGATGAATCGTGA
- a CDS encoding serine/threonine protein kinase, producing the protein MNVTGKLTTGQILGGRYRITGLIGAGGMSRVYLAEDLRLPGKVWAVKESVIREGGGHSIGAIQAEAELLISLNHPKLPRIGDFFPPDRDGYSYLVMDYIEGVTLHQSMIEHPAALTGGRIISYARQLLEVLQYLHSHHPPIVYRDLKPSNIMLTGPHELRLIDFGIARKLRNGSDEDTEKLGTAGFAAPEQYGSAQSSPLSDLYGLGALLLYMASGGQFSSWQPGMERKLHGSIPDRLIPVIRRLLRHHPEERYGSAQEVLSALEPLEAGASELSAPEHKPDLQAVSVRLQSRQTLVVAVLGVAPGLGTTHTSLAVSHYLSRTGHTAWVECAPDAQVFNRIKGMAEVPERSAIHGGVLPEHPFTWNHVDFWKLAPADGLPQRTGESYSFVVLDLGTGGYEGALPSFTASGRPVLVASGADWRLEDTLHWLRRSGLTPQPDWRICLPLAGGSAAALLAAALGQAEVCSLPLQQDPFKHRGKLGQAVGEMLGLGTDKRFSAKKSGIFQKKS; encoded by the coding sequence ATGAATGTAACAGGCAAGCTGACAACCGGACAAATCCTTGGAGGACGTTACAGGATTACCGGACTTATCGGTGCAGGAGGAATGAGCCGTGTATATCTGGCAGAGGATTTGCGGCTGCCGGGAAAGGTATGGGCGGTTAAGGAAAGTGTGATACGGGAAGGTGGAGGGCATAGCATTGGAGCCATCCAGGCAGAAGCAGAGCTGCTGATCTCACTGAATCATCCTAAGCTGCCGCGGATTGGCGATTTCTTCCCGCCGGACCGTGACGGCTATAGTTATCTGGTGATGGATTACATTGAAGGGGTAACCCTTCATCAATCCATGATTGAGCATCCGGCAGCCCTTACGGGAGGGCGGATTATCAGCTATGCCAGGCAGCTGCTGGAGGTCCTGCAATACCTGCACAGTCATCATCCGCCGATCGTATACCGTGACCTGAAGCCCTCCAATATTATGTTGACCGGGCCTCATGAGCTGCGGCTGATTGATTTCGGTATTGCGCGTAAGCTGAGAAACGGATCTGATGAAGACACGGAGAAGCTGGGAACCGCCGGCTTCGCTGCCCCGGAGCAATATGGCAGTGCACAGAGCAGCCCGCTGTCTGACCTGTACGGGCTGGGTGCGCTGCTGCTGTACATGGCTTCCGGCGGACAATTCAGCAGCTGGCAGCCGGGAATGGAACGGAAGCTGCATGGCAGCATTCCTGACCGGTTGATTCCGGTAATCCGGCGACTATTGCGTCATCATCCGGAGGAGCGGTACGGCAGTGCCCAGGAGGTGCTGTCAGCGCTTGAACCGCTTGAAGCCGGAGCCTCGGAGCTGTCAGCCCCGGAGCATAAGCCGGATTTACAGGCCGTTTCTGTTAGGCTGCAGTCGCGGCAGACCTTAGTAGTGGCTGTGCTGGGCGTAGCTCCGGGACTGGGCACAACGCATACTTCACTGGCTGTGAGCCATTATTTGTCGCGGACCGGCCACACCGCCTGGGTGGAATGCGCTCCTGATGCGCAAGTATTTAATCGTATTAAAGGAATGGCAGAAGTACCTGAAAGAAGTGCCATCCATGGTGGAGTGCTGCCGGAGCATCCCTTTACCTGGAACCATGTAGATTTCTGGAAGCTTGCGCCTGCTGACGGACTACCTCAGCGGACGGGGGAGTCGTATTCCTTCGTGGTTCTGGATCTGGGGACAGGCGGTTACGAAGGGGCCCTGCCCTCCTTCACGGCCAGCGGCAGGCCGGTGCTGGTGGCCTCCGGAGCGGACTGGCGGCTGGAGGATACGCTGCACTGGCTGCGCCGCAGCGGGCTCACTCCTCAGCCGGACTGGCGGATCTGTCTGCCGCTGGCCGGCGGTTCTGCGGCAGCGCTTCTGGCTGCTGCTTTGGGACAGGCCGAAGTGTGCAGCCTGCCGCTTCAGCAGGACCCTTTTAAGCATAGAGGGAAGCTGGGTCAAGCGGTTGGAGAGATGCTTGGACTGGGAACGGACAAACGATTTTCTGCAAAAAAGAGTGGAATATTTCAGAAAAAAAGTTGA
- a CDS encoding SAM-dependent methyltransferase, which yields MAPDEKIISRYICTANHGFAPYAQEELRRLFGAVKSTLLLPGEVFLATLEAEPEEVSRMLAQNLPIFLRHIQPVQFQDTGDMSAMERLAVYLSRRTELEGEKVSLHVRKGSTSFWEDSPGELREWLQGRLDSLGAEFTVQDPAWVVSVYADGEALYAGVSRPEENLSSWNGGMIRFRKEDGQISRAKFKLMEAEKEFAIPFYSFKNAVDIGASPGGWTSFLLERGLKVTAVDPALMHESLRNYPGLKILRKNAGEVKFRENEFDLLVCDMSWSPKLMAKLVTGLLHSLTPGGTAIVTVKLMHKKPLAMIKEIIAMFEGERMQIQRAKQLFHNRDEITLYMIKY from the coding sequence ATGGCTCCTGATGAGAAAATAATTTCAAGATACATTTGCACCGCGAACCACGGCTTTGCTCCCTATGCACAAGAGGAGCTGCGCCGCCTGTTCGGAGCGGTGAAAAGTACTTTGCTGCTGCCGGGAGAAGTGTTCCTGGCAACACTGGAGGCAGAGCCTGAAGAGGTATCGCGGATGCTGGCACAGAACCTGCCGATCTTCCTGCGGCATATCCAGCCGGTGCAGTTCCAGGACACAGGCGATATGTCTGCTATGGAAAGGCTGGCCGTATACTTAAGCCGGCGGACAGAGCTGGAGGGCGAGAAGGTCTCGCTGCATGTCCGCAAGGGCAGCACGTCCTTCTGGGAAGATAGCCCGGGAGAGCTGCGGGAGTGGCTGCAGGGCCGGCTTGACAGTCTGGGTGCAGAATTCACCGTGCAGGATCCCGCATGGGTGGTGTCTGTATATGCAGATGGAGAAGCCCTCTATGCCGGTGTATCCCGGCCGGAAGAGAATCTCTCCAGCTGGAACGGCGGGATGATCCGCTTCCGCAAGGAGGACGGGCAGATCTCACGGGCCAAGTTCAAGCTGATGGAGGCGGAGAAGGAATTCGCGATTCCGTTCTACAGCTTCAAGAATGCGGTGGATATCGGAGCTTCTCCGGGCGGCTGGACCTCCTTCCTGCTGGAACGCGGCCTTAAGGTAACCGCTGTAGATCCGGCACTAATGCATGAATCGCTGCGTAATTATCCTGGACTCAAGATTCTGCGTAAAAATGCCGGGGAGGTCAAATTCCGCGAGAATGAATTTGATCTGCTGGTCTGCGATATGAGCTGGAGTCCCAAGCTGATGGCGAAGCTGGTTACCGGACTGCTCCATAGTCTAACCCCGGGCGGTACAGCCATTGTAACGGTAAAGCTGATGCATAAGAAGCCGCTGGCGATGATCAAAGAGATTATTGCCATGTTCGAAGGTGAACGGATGCAGATTCAGCGCGCGAAGCAGCTGTTCCACAACCGTGATGAAATAACACTTTATATGATTAAATATTAA
- a CDS encoding cyclic-phosphate processing receiver domain-containing protein: MNIYMDDMRRRPSGFALARTTGECLLMMRSGPVDILSLDYDMGPDDFCGGEVAKRMVLEGLFPREIYLHTSSLEGRKEMYEILYPAVPAGTQLHNGPLGLERLQEIAAGAAAG; the protein is encoded by the coding sequence ATGAATATATATATGGATGATATGAGAAGACGGCCTTCCGGTTTTGCATTGGCCAGAACCACCGGAGAATGCCTGCTGATGATGCGCAGCGGACCGGTTGATATTCTGTCGCTTGATTATGATATGGGCCCGGACGACTTCTGCGGCGGTGAAGTGGCCAAAAGGATGGTACTTGAAGGATTATTCCCGCGGGAAATCTATCTGCACACCTCCAGCCTTGAGGGGCGCAAGGAAATGTACGAAATCTTATATCCGGCCGTGCCTGCCGGCACACAGCTGCACAATGGCCCGCTTGGGCTGGAGAGGCTGCAGGAAATTGCTGCAGGAGCGGCGGCTGGATGA
- a CDS encoding ThiF family adenylyltransferase, protein MGPNDNDKPAPASAAGRDGRYSRQVRFTPFGAAGQQGLARSSVLIVGMGALGTGIAETLARCGVGRLILVDRDYVEWSNLQRQQLYTEEDARLRMPKAAAAKSRLTEINSEIVLEAHVLDVRAEEMESLLPGVDLIMDGTDNFDTRLIMNDLAQKHGIPWIYGACVGSYGITYTILPGETPCLNCLLGTVPLGGDTCDTAGILPQAVQMVTANGTAEALKLLGGYKEKLRGKLLTFDVWQSEQQEIGVKAAKKVDCPSCGERPVYPYLSAANTERSDVLCGRDTVQIRPAQRRSLNLQETAARLSRLNSGKVESNPYLVSFTEEPYRMVVFTDGRALIHGTSDIAAARSFYHRYFG, encoded by the coding sequence ATGGGTCCGAATGACAATGACAAACCGGCTCCGGCATCAGCGGCGGGACGGGACGGAAGGTATTCAAGACAGGTCCGCTTTACTCCGTTCGGTGCTGCGGGGCAGCAGGGACTGGCGCGTTCAAGTGTGCTGATAGTAGGAATGGGCGCACTGGGTACAGGGATTGCCGAGACTTTGGCGCGCTGCGGGGTAGGCCGGCTTATACTTGTGGACCGCGATTATGTAGAGTGGAGCAATCTGCAGCGTCAGCAGCTGTATACGGAAGAGGATGCCCGTCTGAGGATGCCCAAAGCGGCTGCGGCCAAATCCAGACTCACGGAGATTAACTCGGAAATTGTGCTTGAAGCCCATGTGCTGGATGTGCGTGCAGAGGAGATGGAGAGCCTGCTTCCAGGGGTGGATCTGATTATGGACGGGACGGATAACTTCGACACCCGGCTGATCATGAATGACCTGGCACAAAAACACGGCATTCCCTGGATCTATGGCGCCTGTGTCGGAAGCTACGGAATTACATACACCATCCTGCCGGGTGAAACGCCCTGTCTGAATTGTCTGCTGGGTACTGTCCCGCTGGGCGGGGATACATGTGATACGGCCGGCATTCTGCCGCAAGCTGTGCAGATGGTTACGGCGAATGGAACGGCTGAGGCGCTGAAGCTGCTCGGCGGTTACAAAGAGAAGCTGCGCGGCAAGCTGCTGACATTCGATGTCTGGCAGAGCGAGCAGCAGGAGATTGGCGTCAAGGCGGCGAAAAAGGTAGACTGTCCATCCTGCGGTGAACGTCCGGTCTATCCGTATTTGTCGGCAGCAAACACAGAACGCAGCGATGTGCTCTGCGGCCGGGATACGGTGCAGATCCGCCCGGCGCAGCGCCGGAGCCTCAATCTGCAGGAGACTGCCGCCCGCCTCTCCAGGCTGAATAGCGGCAAGGTAGAGAGCAATCCGTATCTGGTCTCCTTTACAGAGGAGCCTTACCGTATGGTTGTATTTACCGACGGGAGGGCATTGATTCATGGAACCAGTGATATTGCTGCGGCACGCAGCTTTTATCACCGGTATTTCGGGTAA
- a CDS encoding Dabb family protein yields MKNGTIRHLAIFTLKHAPDSAETAAFLRDGAEILSAIPVVKNFEVLRQVSVKCDFRYGFSMEFEDQAAYDAYNNHPEHQAFVAKRWEVEVADFQEIDFVN; encoded by the coding sequence ATGAAAAATGGAACCATCAGGCATTTGGCTATTTTTACATTGAAGCATGCCCCGGACTCTGCGGAGACTGCTGCCTTCCTGCGGGACGGAGCGGAGATCCTCAGCGCCATTCCGGTAGTGAAGAATTTCGAGGTGCTGCGCCAGGTCAGTGTGAAATGTGACTTCCGGTATGGCTTCTCGATGGAGTTCGAAGACCAGGCGGCTTATGATGCCTATAATAACCATCCCGAGCATCAGGCATTTGTTGCAAAACGCTGGGAGGTAGAGGTAGCCGATTTCCAGGAGATTGATTTCGTGAATTAA
- a CDS encoding thioredoxin family protein — translation MKDMNQEELMELLERPGEPLVVFLYTPLCGTCKAARRMLEVAQHLLPPGLLIVEGNVNMLPGLVNSYRISSVPALMVVPADRRAETEIFYSMGSVERVLDYIRRVTS, via the coding sequence ATGAAGGATATGAATCAGGAAGAGCTGATGGAGCTGCTCGAAAGGCCGGGAGAACCTCTCGTAGTGTTCTTGTATACCCCGCTGTGCGGGACCTGCAAGGCCGCACGTCGTATGCTGGAGGTTGCGCAGCATCTGCTGCCGCCCGGACTTCTGATTGTTGAGGGCAACGTTAATATGCTGCCCGGACTTGTAAACTCGTACCGTATATCCAGTGTGCCTGCACTGATGGTAGTGCCGGCGGACCGCCGCGCTGAAACGGAAATCTTTTATTCAATGGGCTCGGTAGAACGGGTACTGGATTACATAAGGAGAGTGACCTCATAA
- a CDS encoding ABC transporter ATP-binding protein, with the protein MISLQHLSLRREQSLILDDVSLEMKQGENWVILGRNGSGKTTLLEMMTGYLFPSKGSVEVLGYKFGQCDVREVRKEIGYIGPSLMEKLSLSDPVWEVVATGAYAYLRFYQAIPQSVQDQALKLLDDMNLSELAYHPFGTLSQGERKKAMLARCLIAKPKLLIMDEPCAGLDLYEREKMLAEIDKLKQRNVAVVYVTHHVEEIVPLFTHVALIRDGKLAGAGPKEEVLTREMLMETFDIPVDVEWDSGRPWIKIRPGGTSI; encoded by the coding sequence ATGATATCTTTACAACATCTTTCCCTGCGCAGGGAACAAAGCCTGATTCTTGATGATGTATCTCTGGAAATGAAGCAAGGCGAGAACTGGGTAATTCTCGGGCGTAACGGCTCCGGTAAAACCACATTGCTGGAAATGATGACCGGTTACCTGTTCCCAAGCAAGGGTTCCGTTGAAGTGCTGGGCTACAAATTCGGCCAGTGTGATGTACGTGAGGTGCGTAAGGAAATCGGCTATATTGGTCCGTCCCTGATGGAAAAGCTCTCGCTCAGCGATCCCGTATGGGAAGTCGTTGCAACTGGCGCTTATGCCTACTTGCGCTTTTATCAGGCCATCCCGCAAAGTGTGCAGGATCAGGCGTTGAAGCTGCTGGACGATATGAATCTCAGCGAACTGGCGTACCATCCGTTTGGTACCCTGTCCCAGGGGGAACGCAAGAAAGCGATGCTGGCACGCTGCCTGATAGCCAAGCCCAAGCTGCTGATCATGGACGAGCCTTGCGCCGGCCTTGATCTCTACGAGCGTGAGAAGATGCTGGCAGAGATCGACAAGCTGAAGCAGCGCAATGTGGCTGTAGTGTACGTAACGCATCATGTAGAGGAGATTGTACCGCTCTTCACCCATGTAGCGCTTATCCGTGACGGGAAGCTGGCGGGAGCCGGCCCCAAGGAAGAAGTGCTGACTAGGGAAATGCTGATGGAGACTTTCGATATACCTGTTGATGTTGAATGGGATAGCGGCCGTCCCTGGATAAAAATAAGACCTGGAGGCACATCGATTTGA